A single region of the Chiroxiphia lanceolata isolate bChiLan1 chromosome 22, bChiLan1.pri, whole genome shotgun sequence genome encodes:
- the MRPS16 gene encoding 28S ribosomal protein S16, mitochondrial — protein MVQLGSRLLKGYRGGHVVIRFALGGCANRPFFRIVAAHSKRARDGKYLEQLGCLDPLPNVHGERVAGLNLERLRYWLGCGAQLSRPAEKLLGLAGFLPLHPMTVTGAERLRQRRQRAQQVGTAPVDGP, from the exons ATGGTGCAGCTCG GGAGCCGCCTCCTGAAAGGCTACCGCGGCGGGCACGTCGTGATCCGTTTCGCCCTCGGAGGCTGCGCCAACCGGCCTTTTTTCCGCATCGTGGCAGCGCACAGCAAGCGCGCCCGCGACGGGAAGTACCTGGAGCAGCTCGGCTGCCTCGACCCACTGCCCAACGTCCACGGCGAGAGGGTGGCGGGGCTCAACCTGGAGCGGCTGCGCTACTGGCTGGGCTGCGGCGCGCAGCTTTCCCGGCCCGCCGAGAAGCTCCTGG GTCTGGCGGGGTTCCTGCCGCTCCATCCTATGACAGTGACCGGCGCCGAGAGGCTGCGCCAGAGACGACAGCGAGCACAGCAGGTGGGCACTGCCCCTGTGGACGGGCCCTGA